ACCACTCGGCATAGGCGGAGGATCAATCGACAAAAAGCTGATGAGCGTCACAGGGAGATCGACGTAGATGGAGTTGTTGAGGGTGACACGGAGTGTGTAGGAAATATCAACGAGTTTAGTGCGACGGATGGATATCAATCCGGCCTGGACGTGTGTGAGCGGGTGGGGtatttggatgatgatacaAAGACCACGACGTACAGGAACTTGGATACTCATATCCCAATGGCCACTCTCGCCAGGCTCGACACCTGTCCACCAGCCTTTCCCTGTGACGCGTCCTGCGCCATGACTTGTGAAATCGCCTTGgatcgcttcttctgcgaCTTTTCTCCGCTGTGTCTCTGCTGGGCGGTCGCGGTCTGTCGCAGCGGCCGATTTGCGTAATGTGCAGGCGAGGCTGAGGTTTTTAATCTAACGGCAATAGTCAGTCCCAAACCTCACAACACAGTGGTGAAAGAGACGCCACCTTTCGCGCACTGTCATTCCGTATGCCCACCTCGCACCACAGGCGCTGGCCGCTGACCCAGGTGCGCCTGCCGATGCCGACGCGCAGCTCGACGCGGCCCTTTTCGCCCTTGAGGCTCCATCCGAGGCCCTTTTCGGTGTACACCTCGATGGGCACAGTGCTGGGCGCGAGGACGAGGGCGGGGTTGAGGTAGGGCATGACGACGATGGGGCGGTAAAAGTGGGCGATGGAGCGCTTGTTGGTGGCGGGGACGTGTGTCTTGAGGGAGCCGACGAGGACGTACCGGACGGCGGGGCCCCTGGGGGTGGGGGGCGTGTATGTGCCCTTTGCGCCGGCCGcgaggggaggggaagcGGAAGGGGAGGCTGTGTGTGCCGGGGGCGGCGAGGCGGAACCCGTCGCTGTCGGGGGGGGACGCGAAGAGGGAGGACGAGAGCGTGTGCTGGATCCCCCCGTCGAACAGCGGGAGCACGTGCCCCTGGTGGTAGAAGATGTGCCGCGACGCAGATAGTTCTGTCCATGTCAGCCTCCCCGTAACTactcctccctcccctactactcaccttcaaaccCCACCACCCGCACCTTGCCACTCCCCACGCAgcccctcccctccccgcccACACGCACCTCCAGCCGCCCCCGCAcctcccctccaccacacACTCCCGCTCCACCACCACGTCCACCTCCACCCGCGCACGTCCCTTCTTGCTCGCCTCCAGCTTCACCttgcccctcctccccgcATCCCAcacggcggcggcggcagcagcttgTCCCGCGACAGCCGCCTCGACCGCCCACCCCCAAGCAGGATACCCAGCTCCTCGGACGACCGCTGCGTGCCCGATGCAGGGTGCAGCAGCGTGCCCTGTCGAGCGAGCACCTCTGCACCGTCAGACAGCGATCGCCCACGCTGCTTCACTGGAGCTGGGTTGCGATGCTGCGAATGCGCCGCGTCGTCCGATACTGTGCTTTCGCTCCACGGCCGTGACCGCAAGTCGTCTCCGCAACTCGCTCGATCCATACTCTTCGCCCGCACCCTAGGCGGGaattccctctcccacccaTCTGAAGACATAAATCCACCCTCCGCGTTCGCATCAGGATACGACGTTGGGGTCGTGTAACGAGGATCAAAAAATGACGGGGTCGTGTAGAGGTGCGGCGGCATCGTCCGTTGCGGTGGGTAAGGGAACGGGTATGCCAAGTTGGATGTACGTGCTTGACCAGGCGAACGAGCAAAGACCGGTGCAGGTGCGTCTGTGGCCGCATGGCGTGTGTAAAAAGGCTGCGCATACGTCGTAGGTCTATGGGTGTTGTAAGTATCCTTGATGGATCGGTAATGTACTTATGTACTTACCGCtgcccttgtccttcttcttcactctcttctcgtcccccttcatccccatccccatccccatccccatccccatccccatcctcttctaGCTGCATAtactttcctccttcttgagcaACACCACGACGACGCAACCcttcactcttcctcttcccactcttGCTTGACGAGGTGTGTGTGGAAGCAGAAAAGGATGCAGAGATGACGGatgcggaagaaggtgcCCGAAAGGGCGCGAGGTGTGTCTTTGCCccatcctcaccctcctcaccctgcctctcctcaccctcatctGTAtacatctcctccacctcgacTCGCAGGCCCTCATGACCGCTCTCCCCATACGCCGATCCGAGATGATCAAGGTGGTCGTGGTCTCCAGTCCGTCCAGAGAGACAAGTACCGACCCGCGGGGAAGAACGGGGACCAAGTGGTTTCGAGGTACGTAGACTCTTTACAGTGCCCTTTCCCGATCCAGCTCCTATAGTTGTAGCTGTAGCTACATCTGCAGCTGGAGCTGCGGGACGATagtcgagaagagatggactGTGGCAAGGGGATGTGGCTGTGGCCGTAGGTTGGGTGGGGGATGTGGATACGATGGTGACCGGTTTGGTCGGTGAATGCGAATGCGTATAAGAGTGGGTGGGCTGAAGCATGAAATCGCTCGTCTTGACTCTCAATCTCCCTACCCCTGCTCTTGTCTTGGTCGGCGATCGTTGACCATAAGCGCTAACCTGGGATTGAGCTTGGTCGCGGGTTTCGGAACTGGTAGTTGATATACGGAGGGGAGAAGGTGGGTGAGCAGAGTTGGCAAGTGTTATGCCCAAACCTTGGGAGTTTGGTGAGTGCGGCATCCCAGGAAAAACAGGTCACGGGAAATGTTGAAATATGTCGACAAGCGAGTTCTCCACGTCGAGGGCAGTCGAGGAATAGTATTATAAAAGAGTAATAAAGCGTATTCAGAATATGCGTATAAGTATACAAGTATATCGTATACCTAAAAGCAATGGTTTTGGAAAGACGTTGTGTTGTTGTATACCCGCATCTTGATCTCAATCCCACACCGTGCTAGTAAACAAATGATCCATGACCAAAGTATTATTTCACGAAAAAACCGACGACATGCTTACCCTGAAATGGTCATTAGGCCAAACCAGAATAAAAATCAGTCGGGCATAATCAAAGGGGCTTGGATGTCCCATGGCAGGACCAACGTTGACGCGTCAGCCGTATGTTTTAGAGTTTCGTTTTTTCAGGGACATTTTGAAAGggttttcttcttcagcagcCAAACTCACATTCCGGAACCCGGCGCGGCACCAAATTTACAAGATTTCTCAGGGGTTCAGATCTGGTTAAGAGTCGGCGGAAATCTGTAGCAATAATTAATTGCTGATGCAATTAAAAACAAATTATCTTATCTCTTGTCTCCGTTTTTACATTTCATAATCAATCCTTATTTACATCTACTTGAACGATCGTTTGTGAAGGCAGCGTAATAAACATGAAAGATCGCAGTACATTCGTACTTTATCGAGTACGTTCACTCTCTTTCTCAATCTATCCTTTACCATTCCCGCGCAAACTTACCTCACATAGGTCTCATTGCTGCCGTTGACGCGACGATAAAGGTGATTCGCGGAAAGGTGCCAGCTGCTGGGGCACAATCTCGGTGAGTCGGGTGAGATGGTTGTTGACCGTTGCTTGTGACTTCGGCCGTCGGATTCACGAGGCGCTACCTGAGGTGCCCGTTGTCCCAAGACTTCTACCATGTCAAGGAACGGATTATGCTGACTTTGCCGGCCAATTCCGATCACCGAAATGCGCTTTCTGCAGGCTTGACAAGGGCGATAGTGTCGTCATGGTTGAATAAAATAAAGGCAACAGAGCTCAGTATCGACCAATCGAAGAACAGTTGACCAGGATGAATGATTTTGAGAAATCATTTCATGTCCACACCCATCGCCATTCCGGTGTTCAAATCAACGTTCGATCATCCAAGTCGAACATGTTAGGGGCGGCTGCCTGCGGCGTCGACATCCTCATTTGCCCTTTCACACCAGTGGTAATGAGAATCGGCACAAGCGTCTGGGAGATTTGGTTCGGGGCAAGGCATCCAGCCTGATAACGATCTAGGATCTACTGGCGGATGGTATCTTGCGGTACAACGTGAAGGTTGATATCTACAACCTTTCACAACCTGCTGATTCATTATCACGGCAGTTCCGTGCCGCCTTAGCTAGTTCACACCATGTATTTGTGATGAATAACCTTCTACCGTCAAAGAGAGGCTTTGTATGGGGTGCCTCAACCACTTCTCCTCAATGTCGCACATCACCATCGTTTCGGTCTAGTCCCTAGATAGCCTATTAGCTATATTCCATCAATTAACTATTCACAAACACGGCCAGCTAGCGAGTCTGTGCTCATAATTCAATAATCGCTTAGCAGACCAGTGATCGGCCTAGGAACGTACTAGGCTCGGGTATAGTGATCAATGATAAACGATTGAGGATTAGCGAAGCGAATCCCATAATTATGAGCACGCTTCTTACGCTAATAATATTAACGAAAGCGTTTTTGCATTTTAAGAAACATACTGATAATTCATTAAGAAGGGGTTATTCGATGTGACATCGTACCTTTTAAAGACAAGGGACAATCAGGCACAAGAGGATCCAGTCATTAACTCGAAAGGTGCTGATTGAACTGTGTGTTGTGCAGCGTTTAAAACCAACGAATGCAAACATGTGTCGTTTCTTTCCAACATGTTATTTCATATTAGACCCAAGCGACAATCGTTATTATCATTACAATAAGTGAGGCTATTGCCGCCACAATATTCATACACATTGCGCCAAATGCCATCGATTGAAGTGACGGTAACACTGTCAGGGTCATTACACCGGTCAGCGATATGCCCGACGCTCAATCTAAAGGGTGGCgaaaaagagggaggatgatggtggaatAGCGGAGGCCTGATGAGACAGGGGCCAGACTAAGAGTTGACCGAAGTAACTTTAGACATTCGGGTGGTCTAGAAAGAGATGTTCAGTGGCGAAAAACCTCGGAAGCAACGGAGGCAACGGAAGAAAGGACAAGCGATAACAGTATTAATTTCCTGAGGAAACTATGAAAGACTAAAAACTACTGCTTATATACTTGTTCTAGTTTCCCTGCTTACTCACGCATCTTTCTCATGCTGCTGCCTCATGTTCCGAGACGGGGCCCGAGAGGAAGTGAGCATGCTGACAAGAGCATGTACCAATAGCTTGAGGAGCGACACCAGGTAGAggagtgaagagagaaagaccgaaggatgaaaagaagttCGAGAGACCAAAGGGAATTGAGATGATCGTTCGCGGACGTcggaggtggaggtgcttcttctgctcatTCGTGAATTTATCAAGCTTCAGACGTCTTCCGTGCCACGGATGAATTCATGCTTAAATATCAACAGGACCGCCCCTATTAGCTAAAACGTCTTGTGATAAACAGTACGCCCTCCGTGCACAATTGAACATTCCGAAATATAACCAATTTAGAACCACCTTGACACCCTGTCGTCGGACCGTTATTTGCCGGAGGCCCGAATCGGAGATGATACACGAGTTTGGTAGGTTGCCACCAGCCGGCGTGCAACCGATGAGTGATGTAGTATTCAGCGTGAAATGATGTTCCAGGATGCACTCCGATGGCGCAAACACTCCCCTCAAGTAAAGTCCACAGGATAAATATGCATCTATACTTTCacgtcttcatcctcaccttcacctctcAATGTCTGCCGCCCATTCCAACAAGCTCAAATACGCTGTTTTCGGCGTCGGCCGTATGGGCCAGCGTCACGCTCTCAACGTTGCCTTCAGAACTCCCCGTGCAGAACTCGTAGCAGTAGCTGACCCCAATCCTTCTACTCCCCAATGGATGAAGGACAACCTGCCTCCCAGCACTAAGTACTTCGAAAGCTACGAAGACTGTCTCGCGAATAGTGGGGCAGATGTTGTTCTAATTGCGAGTGCGACCAGCTGGCACGCTCGCATGGCTATTGATGCTATGCATGCTGGCAAGGTGAATATTCGAATGCAGGTTGTGCTGTTCTACGCTGACTTCTCATTAGCATGTCTTACTGGAGAAGCCTATTTCCATTGATCTCGAGACCTCCAGGAGTGTGGTCAATGAGGCTGAGAAATTCCCAGATTTGAAAGTCATGGTTGGTTTCAGTCGCAGATGTAAGTCCGAATCGGTTCCCCTACTAAGAGAAGCCTTGCTAAACATCCCATTTTGAAGTTGACGAGTCTTACCGAGAGGCAAGGAAAATGGTTGAAAATGGGACATTAGGCAAGGCACACTTGATCAAGTCTGCTACCAACGATCAGTACGACCCATCCGGGTTCTTCGTCTCCTACGCAGCAGCTTCAGGTGGTATTTACATTGACTGTGGTATCCACGATATTGATTGCGCCCGATGGCTCCTTGATGCCTCTCTCGGTATTCCTAATCCCAAAAAGCAAGTCCGCCGTGTGTTTGCTGCAGGCCACAACATCCGACATCCCGAGCTTGTTCAGGACAACGACGTTGACAACGCGGTAGGGTTTGTGGAGTTTGAGAATGGCAAGATGCTGGTATTACACCTGAGCAGGACTGCTATGCATGGTCACGATTGCTTTGCTGAGATTTTTGGAACTGACGGAAAAGTGATTATTAACGGAGTGAGTTGTCTCAAGTCAATCCGGACGTGGTGAAAGCTGACACGATGTTGCAGAACCCTCAGCTTAACCGAGTGGAGATTCGTGATGCTCACGGTGTCCGCAGCGAGTCAACGTGAGTAATTCTTGTTGGATATCGGCTATcagaggagatgatatCCGCTTACATATAATTAGCCCTACCTATTACGAGCGTTTTAAGGATGCTTTTGTGACAGAGGTCAACGAGTTTACATCCGCCGTCCTCGATAACAAACGTACGTGATTCACCTAGTCTTTCCTGATGTATATTAACTTTATACTTTCCAAAGCCGTCCCCGTCAGCGTCATCGATGCTCTCGAGGCAAGCAAGATTGCGACCGCTTTGACACACTCCTTCAAAACCAATACCCCTGTCTtctttgatgaggagggcgagCCGATATTGGCGTGATTGTGAAATCAAACAGCGCTAAATTGGGTTATAAAAAGTATTGATGCAGTACGGAGGAAGGTAATTTGAATAGTCCAGtaggaagaaaaaatgaaagacgctgaaaaagaagaaatgccAAATGGACACGGTCAATGTCAGCTAAAAAATGCCCCAAGACTCTAATCATCATGGCTCTGGCGTCATTCGGCCGCTCACTTAACATAACAAGACAAACAGCATCTCCTTCTGGGAAAGTTTCGAGATGTTATTATAATGAGGGCTATGTTAAAATTGGGGTCGAGAAGACACTGCTGTTAAGATGTCTTAACACATATTGGGCGTTGTCAATTAAAAATATTTCCAGCGCGGAGTAAACTTAGAGGGTTCCTAAGACTACTGACCTTATTAAGGTCAAGTGTCGCGTTTAATTACAGCTAAAACATATAACGCCTCCTTgcaatcatctctttcacaAGGATGGCTTCTTGCTGAATGGATTGCCTGCCCTCAGTCGTGCTCGGATCACTGGAAGGCCAAGGACGGTGGTGTTTCTGATAGTGCCTTCAAAGACAAGATTGACGCTAGCTTTTTTGGTATGGTGTGCCGCCATGATATAGAACTCAAACTAATCAATCTTGCCAAAACTGGAGAGAAGTGAGGTCTACATCAGTCATGTTGGACTGACTGTTTTGTTTGAGCTACAGACCACCCAGAAAGACTTAGATTATATAATCCATTGGCTCTGGTCCTATGGATTTGCCAAGATGTTGACATCTGCTATAACTTCGAAATCTATAATATAAAAGAGGTAGACATGAAGAAAAATCTTTTGAGTCTTACCGATATACAATTCTGCGCAATCTGTTggtgaaagaaaaagatcaGAGTTAGCTCTCTCATCAGTTTTTTAGTTTTCGACAAGTATGCTCATAACTGACTATGTCAGATGAGGTACAACCTCCGTCTGATCGCCAAATTTGGTTTCAGTGACGGTGAAAATCGGAGAAATTCTGGTCAGAACTTTTGCCTCTTGTCAGATGTATAATGCGTAAGACCtttatttattttatttatttttgtTTGGTAAAAATGTGTGCTTCATACTTTCTAAAACATAATTTATCACTTGCCCAGGACAATAACACAGATACAGCTGATAAGTGAACGAGTCAGACGGATACTGAAGTCACCTGCCTGCTCGGATATCTTCAAACCATCAATGACGGACTCTCAAGTATCAGCGAGATTGGCTCTCTTAACTCGACGGCATTTGCGAGCAAGACGACAAAAACGAAAGGGAAACAGATGAATCAGGATAATGAGAATCGGCCTCTGAGAGTACGGATGGAAGTTATGTTGATCAAATTGGACTTATTGTTGAGTGTGACGAATAAGGGAATGAATGAGGTGAAAGCAAGAGCTGGGAGAAGtatggatggagaggagaacCAGGAAGCAGCGGAAGAAAATATGAAATCGGAAGACAGCAGTAGGAGTAAAAGCagagggaagagcaggagcaaAAGTGTCGATAGTATGTCCGGAATCAGCATCAACAATGTTGTTCCCTTTGTGCTGCCAACTCGGTACACCCGCCCTCCGATA
Above is a genomic segment from Cryptococcus deuterogattii R265 chromosome 8, complete sequence containing:
- a CDS encoding myo-inositol 2-dehydrogenase, which produces MSAAHSNKLKYAVFGVGRMGQRHALNVAFRTPRAELVAVADPNPSTPQWMKDNLPPSTKYFESYEDCLANSGADVVLIASATSWHARMAIDAMHAGKHVLLEKPISIDLETSRSVVNEAEKFPDLKVMVGFSRRFDESYREARKMVENGTLGKAHLIKSATNDQYDPSGFFVSYAAASGGIYIDCGIHDIDCARWLLDASLGIPNPKKQVRRVFAAGHNIRHPELVQDNDVDNAVGFVEFENGKMLVLHLSRTAMHGHDCFAEIFGTDGKVIINGNPQLNRVEIRDAHGVRSESTPTYYERFKDAFVTEVNEFTSAVLDNKPVPVSVIDALEASKIATALTHSFKTNTPVFFDEEGEPILA